A part of Candidatus Micrarchaeia archaeon genomic DNA contains:
- the hisS gene encoding histidine--tRNA ligase, protein MSEKLTLKGMRDYLPEEMMLREMVVDTITKVFRLYGYRPLETPAIEYMSTLKAKSGDEIAGQIFKLEGEEAGLRFDLTVPLARVAANNALPKPFKRYCISKVWRKEEPQKGRMREFWQADVDVVGSKSMRSEAELIKVANDALMALGFKKPLFLLNNRKILDALAAKLGFADEKETVFRLLDKMDKIGIERVRADLGGILGKKNCDGLFSVLAIEGSNEEKLGKAGEISPEGAKELREIVENCPGLEVKVDFFLVRGLGYYTGPVFEVKLSDDIGSVGGGGRYDNLLGLYGQGDCATGISLGIERLLYLLKDKAGEKNGKTYTRIFVASVKGCCGYAEEVAQMFRKAGVETETDLNERALGKQFDYANSLGIKYVAVVGEKEKQAKKITLRDMESGAEEMMDVGKAMEKVLD, encoded by the coding sequence ATGTCAGAAAAGCTTACGCTCAAGGGGATGCGGGATTACCTGCCCGAGGAGATGATGCTCAGGGAAATGGTAGTGGACACTATAACCAAAGTGTTCAGGCTCTACGGGTACAGGCCGCTCGAAACCCCTGCGATAGAGTACATGAGCACGCTAAAGGCGAAGAGCGGGGACGAGATTGCAGGGCAGATATTCAAGCTCGAGGGCGAGGAGGCCGGGTTGCGGTTCGATTTGACAGTTCCGCTAGCGCGCGTGGCTGCGAACAATGCTCTCCCCAAGCCTTTCAAGAGGTATTGCATCTCCAAAGTGTGGAGGAAGGAGGAGCCGCAGAAGGGAAGGATGCGCGAGTTCTGGCAGGCGGATGTTGACGTAGTCGGGTCGAAAAGCATGCGCTCGGAAGCCGAATTGATAAAAGTGGCGAACGACGCGCTCATGGCGCTGGGATTCAAGAAGCCGCTTTTTCTGCTGAACAACAGGAAGATACTGGACGCGCTGGCCGCCAAGCTGGGTTTTGCAGACGAGAAGGAAACCGTGTTCAGGCTCCTGGACAAGATGGACAAGATTGGGATTGAGAGGGTGAGGGCGGATTTGGGCGGGATTCTTGGGAAAAAGAATTGCGATGGGCTTTTCAGCGTGCTTGCAATTGAAGGGAGCAACGAGGAGAAGCTGGGGAAAGCAGGGGAAATAAGCCCGGAAGGGGCGAAGGAACTGCGCGAAATAGTTGAGAACTGTCCCGGGCTTGAAGTGAAAGTGGATTTCTTCCTTGTGCGCGGGCTCGGATATTACACCGGCCCGGTATTCGAGGTAAAATTAAGCGACGACATAGGGAGCGTCGGGGGGGGCGGAAGATACGACAACCTGCTGGGATTGTACGGGCAAGGGGATTGCGCCACAGGGATAAGCCTGGGGATAGAGAGGTTGCTCTACTTGTTGAAGGACAAGGCCGGGGAAAAGAATGGGAAAACGTACACCAGGATTTTTGTCGCTTCCGTGAAGGGCTGCTGCGGGTACGCGGAAGAAGTGGCTCAAATGTTCAGGAAAGCTGGTGTGGAGACGGAAACGGATTTGAACGAGCGCGCGCTTGGAAAGCAGTTTGACTATGCGAATTCGCTCGGGATAAAATACGTTGCGGTCGTTGGCGAGAAGGAGAAGCAGGCGAAAAAAATAACCTTGAGGGACATGGAAAGCGGCGCTGAGGAAATGATGGATGTTGGGAAAGCCATGGAGAAGGTGCTGGATTGA